In the genome of Bacteroidales bacterium, the window GACAATACAGAATGGCCAATGTATCTTTGACCGAACGTTTAGTCAAAAAAATATGTGTCCCAAGACAAGTGATCAATTTAAAGATATACGCAAAGAAAAAAGACAATTAATTCTTGATTCTGCTCTTATTGTCTTTGCCCAAAAAGGTTATCATGGAGCCTCCATAGCCCATATCGCCAAAGAAGCAGGAATATCTAAAGGTCTTATTTACAACTACTTTAACAGCAAGGAAGATATTATAAAAGAGACTCTTTCCTCCGGCTTAGAATTTATGTTTGAACAATACCTTATTGACCCGAATGATTTTACAACTGAGAAATTTGCTCATCTTATTGAAATGACCTTCGATTTACTTGAAAAAGACTTTTCCTACTGGAAAATTTATTTCTCTGTTTTAATGCAAACAGAAGTAATGGAATTAGTGCAAGATAAGCTTATGAAAATTTTGATTCCGATAATTGAAACTTTCTCAAAATTTATGGCA includes:
- a CDS encoding TetR/AcrR family transcriptional regulator, whose protein sequence is MCPKTSDQFKDIRKEKRQLILDSALIVFAQKGYHGASIAHIAKEAGISKGLIYNYFNSKEDIIKETLSSGLEFMFEQYLIDPNDFTTEKFAHLIEMTFDLLEKDFSYWKIYFSVLMQTEVMELVQDKLMKILIPIIETFSKFMAKLGFENPLEEARFLGATLDGLSLNYILDPENFPKEYCIKRLKSIYNLP